In one Nicotiana tomentosiformis chromosome 6, ASM39032v3, whole genome shotgun sequence genomic region, the following are encoded:
- the LOC138893669 gene encoding uncharacterized protein translates to MANKNIKRILRKIVDNHKQWNKKITFALLGYQTTMRISTAATPYMLVYGTEVVIPAEVHIPSLRVIQEAKLDDVEWIWVKQEQLMFIDEKRMDAICHGKLYQNKIASAFNKRVMPRQFTLGNWF, encoded by the coding sequence AtggccaacaagaatatcaagagaattttgcgaaagatagtggacaatcacaagCAATGGAACAAGAAAATAACCTTCGCCTTATTGGGTTATCAGACCACCATGAGAATATCCACTGCGGCAACACCGTACATGTTAGTATATGGCACCGAAGTTGTGATACCCGCGGAGGTCCATATACCATCATTAAGGGTCATCCAAGAGGCCAAGTTGGATGATGTAGAGTGGATATGGGTCAAACAGGAGCAACTTATGTTCATTGACGAGAAGAGAATGGATGCAATATGCCATGGTAAACTATATCAGAATAAGATAGCCAGTGCATTCAACAAAAGGGTGATGCCTCGCCAGTTCACACTGGGCAATTGGTTCTGA